One window of Verrucomicrobiota bacterium genomic DNA carries:
- a CDS encoding XRE family transcriptional regulator produces MRIIAFEMIFNPHELDFSVIRDLRKRSGLTLNEVSENSGISAAGLSRIERNQTSLELNTLYRIARALGLSATDLLGLAESCSAHAKKATSYESGPFHFEKVGYKNVDLFHATAKKGDSLKRPEAHGDEFEVCWVRSGKITITLPRERHTLESGESLQFDAALEHGYEIIEDSEIIIVHLAKEHRF; encoded by the coding sequence ATGCGTATTATTGCTTTTGAAATGATTTTTAACCCCCATGAGTTGGATTTTTCGGTGATCCGTGATCTGCGAAAACGTTCGGGCCTTACTCTCAACGAAGTCTCTGAGAACTCGGGCATTTCGGCTGCAGGTCTCTCCCGCATTGAGAGGAATCAAACCAGTCTCGAGTTGAACACTCTCTATCGCATCGCGCGTGCCCTCGGTCTTTCCGCAACAGATCTTCTAGGCCTTGCAGAGTCGTGCAGCGCTCACGCAAAAAAAGCGACCAGTTACGAATCCGGGCCTTTTCACTTTGAAAAAGTCGGTTACAAGAACGTCGACCTCTTCCATGCTACTGCAAAGAAAGGGGATAGCCTAAAACGCCCTGAGGCACATGGGGATGAGTTTGAAGTGTGTTGGGTTCGCTCAGGCAAGATCACGATCACTCTACCCCGGGAAAGGCACACGCTTGAATCCGGTGAATCCCTGCAATTCGATGCCGCCCTCGAACATGGCTACGAAATCATCGAGGACAGCGAAATCATCATAGTCCACCTAGCCAAAGAGCACCGATTTTAG